The Streptomyces sp. Mut1 genome window below encodes:
- a CDS encoding DUF3073 domain-containing protein yields the protein MGRGRAKAKQTKVARQLKYSTGGTDLSRLANELGASPSSQPPNAEPFEDDDEEDDPYAQYADLYNDDEDEDGDQQSGPSSKRRGA from the coding sequence ATGGGGCGCGGCCGGGCAAAGGCCAAGCAGACCAAGGTCGCCCGCCAGCTGAAGTACAGCACCGGCGGGACTGACCTGTCGCGTTTGGCCAATGAGCTGGGCGCATCGCCTTCGAGTCAGCCACCGAACGCAGAGCCGTTCGAGGACGACGACGAGGAAGATGACCCGTACGCACAGTACGCGGATCTCTACAACGACGACGAGGACGAGGACGGGGACCAGCAGTCCGGTCCGTCGTCCAAGCGCCGCGGCGCTTGA
- a CDS encoding Leu/Phe/Val dehydrogenase, producing MTDVTGVPVDVLHTLFHSDQGGHEQVVLCQDRASGLKAVIALHSTALGPALGGTRFYPYASEAEAVADALNLARGMSYKNALAGLDHGGGKAVIIGDPEQLKSEELLLAYGRFVASLGGRYVTACDVGTYVADMDVVARECRWTTGRSPENGGAGDSSVLTAFGVFQGMRASAQHLWGDPTLRGRKVGVAGVGKVGHHLVEHLLADGADVVITDVRDESVRRITEKHPEVAVAADTEALIRTEGLDIYAPCALGGALNDDSVPVLTAKVVCGAANNQLAHPGVEKDLADRAILYAPDYVVNAGGVIQVADELNGFDFDRCKAKATKIFDTTLAIFARAKADGIPPAAAADRIAEQRMAEARRR from the coding sequence GTGACCGATGTGACCGGCGTGCCTGTCGATGTCCTGCACACCCTGTTCCACTCGGACCAGGGCGGACACGAACAAGTCGTCCTCTGCCAGGACCGTGCCAGCGGCCTCAAGGCCGTCATCGCGCTCCACTCCACCGCCCTGGGCCCGGCCCTCGGCGGCACCCGCTTCTACCCGTACGCCTCCGAGGCGGAGGCCGTCGCCGACGCGCTGAACCTCGCGCGCGGAATGTCGTACAAGAACGCCCTGGCCGGCCTCGACCACGGGGGCGGCAAGGCCGTCATCATCGGCGACCCGGAGCAGCTCAAGAGCGAGGAACTGCTCCTTGCCTACGGCCGGTTCGTGGCCTCGCTCGGTGGCCGTTACGTGACGGCCTGCGACGTCGGCACCTATGTCGCCGACATGGACGTGGTGGCCCGCGAGTGCCGCTGGACCACCGGCCGCTCCCCCGAGAACGGCGGCGCGGGCGACTCCTCCGTGCTCACCGCGTTCGGCGTCTTCCAGGGCATGCGCGCCTCCGCCCAGCACCTGTGGGGCGACCCGACGCTGCGTGGCCGAAAAGTGGGGGTCGCCGGAGTCGGCAAGGTCGGCCACCACCTCGTCGAGCACCTGCTCGCGGACGGCGCCGACGTCGTGATCACCGATGTGCGGGACGAGTCCGTGCGCCGGATCACCGAGAAGCACCCCGAGGTCGCCGTCGCGGCGGACACCGAGGCGCTCATCCGCACCGAGGGCCTGGACATCTACGCCCCGTGCGCGCTGGGCGGCGCCCTCAACGACGACAGCGTGCCGGTGCTCACCGCGAAGGTGGTGTGCGGTGCGGCCAACAACCAGCTCGCGCACCCGGGCGTCGAGAAGGACCTCGCGGACCGCGCGATCCTGTACGCGCCCGACTACGTGGTGAACGCGGGCGGTGTCATCCAGGTCGCCGACGAGCTGAACGGGTTCGACTTCGACCGGTGCAAGGCCAAGGCCACGAAGATCTTCGACACCACGCTGGCCATATTCGCACGTGCGAAGGCTGATGGGATTCCGCCGGCCGCCGCCGCCGACCGGATCGCCGAGCAGCGGATGGCCGAGGCCCGCCGCCGCTGA
- the bldC gene encoding developmental transcriptional regulator BldC, which translates to MTARTPDAEPLLTPAEVATMFRVDPKTVTRWAKAGKLTSIRTLGGHRRYREAEVRALLAGIPQQRSEA; encoded by the coding sequence ATGACCGCTCGCACCCCTGATGCCGAGCCGCTGCTGACCCCGGCTGAGGTTGCCACGATGTTCCGCGTGGACCCGAAGACGGTTACCCGTTGGGCGAAGGCTGGCAAGCTCACGTCCATCCGCACGCTCGGTGGACATCGCCGGTACCGCGAGGCAGAGGTCCGCGCACTGCTTGCGGGTATTCCGCAGCAGCGCAGCGAGGCCTGA
- a CDS encoding DUF6274 family protein: MGASTGKGYREPAQGRGRAPRHEIRALLRAHLAAASGYRHLTRHCAVCARLLRLAMEPVAAPPGGRAADEPSRAPEPPAERRRAALRASRAGDVSPPTT; encoded by the coding sequence ATGGGGGCATCCACGGGCAAGGGGTACCGCGAGCCGGCGCAGGGCCGCGGCAGGGCGCCCCGGCACGAGATACGCGCGCTGCTGCGCGCGCACCTGGCGGCCGCCTCCGGCTACCGCCACCTCACCCGGCACTGCGCGGTCTGCGCCCGGCTGCTGCGGCTCGCCATGGAGCCCGTGGCGGCTCCACCGGGCGGCCGGGCGGCCGATGAGCCCTCCCGGGCGCCCGAGCCGCCCGCGGAGCGCCGCAGGGCCGCTTTACGGGCCTCGCGAGCCGGGGACGTAAGTCCTCCCACGACGTGA
- the hrpA gene encoding ATP-dependent RNA helicase HrpA, producing MSTSFADLQSQLARLSLRDAHRLGRRLEGARRIRKPEAQQAVLDEIAAQAGKAAGRLTQRAARMPGISYPEQLPVSQKKDEILEAIRDHQVVIVAGETGSGKTTQIPKICMELGRGVRGMIGHTQPRRIAARTVAERIADELDTPLGETVGWKVRFTDQVNQDSTFVKLMTDGILLAEIQTDRELLAYDTIIIDEAHERSLNIDFLLGYLARLLPKRPDLKVVVTSATIDPERFSRHFGDAPIVEVSGRTYPVEVRYRPLLEGDAEDTDDADRDQITAICDAVDELQSEGPGDVLVFLSGEREIRDTADALGKRNLRHTEVLPLYARLSHAEQHRVFQRHTGRRIVLATNVAETSLTVPGIKYVIDPGTARISRYSHRTKVQRLPIERISQASANQRKGRCGRTSDGICVRLYSEDDFLTRPEFTDAEILRTNLASVILQMTAAGLGDIEKFPFIDPPDHRNIRDGVQLLQELGALEQEEKSPREGKKGQRLTPLGRKLSQLPVDPRLARMVIEADRNGCVREVMVIAAALSIQDPRERPSEKQTQADQQHARFKDETSDFLAFLNLWRYIREQQKERGSSSFRRMCKQEYLNFLRIREWQDIYAQLRTVAKQMGIEINEDDAPEQSVHTSLLAGLLSHIGLKDTEKNEYLGARSAKFAIFPGSALFKKQPRFVMSAELVETSRLWARVNARVEPEWIEPLAQHLLKRTYSEPHWEKDQAAVMAYERVTLYGVPIVAQRKINFGRIDQETSRDLFIRNALVEGDWRTHHQFFHDNRKLLGEVEELEHRARRRDILVDDETLFDFYDQRVPEHVVSGAHFDSWWKHKRRDEPDALDFERSMLINEKAGAVTKDDYPDSWRQGKLKFRVTYQFEPGADADGVTVHIPLQVLNQVTSEGFDWQIPGLREEVVTELIRSLPKPIRRHYVPAPNYADKFLDRAVPLQEPLPVTLARELQRMVGVPVTADDFDLGRVPDHLKITFRIVDERRRKVAEDKDLEALRVQLRPKARQALSKAAAATAGPTGESIERSGLTDWTIGTLDKVFETRRAGQPVKAYPALVDQGATVAVRLFDTEAEQQQAMWRGTRKLILLNIPVNPAKFASDKLTNQQKLALSRNPHGSIQALFDDCATAAADRLIAAYGGPAWDQASFRKLYDKVRADLVDLTVRTIGQVQQILAAWQACERRLKTTNSLVLINNVTDVRDHLARLMPPGFVTATGLRRLPDLMRYLVAEDRRLQQMPANAQRDTTRMEKVHEMQDEYAWLLEQLPKGRPVPQEVLDIRWMIEELRVSYFAHALGTAFPVSDKRIVKAIDAAAP from the coding sequence ATGTCTACTTCCTTCGCCGATCTCCAGTCCCAGCTCGCGCGGCTCTCGCTCCGCGACGCGCACCGGCTCGGCCGCCGCCTCGAAGGCGCCCGCCGCATCCGCAAGCCCGAGGCCCAGCAGGCCGTGCTGGACGAGATCGCCGCCCAGGCCGGCAAGGCCGCCGGGCGGCTCACTCAGCGGGCCGCGCGGATGCCCGGCATCTCGTACCCGGAACAGCTCCCGGTCAGCCAGAAGAAGGACGAGATCCTGGAGGCGATACGCGACCACCAGGTCGTGATCGTCGCGGGTGAGACCGGCTCCGGCAAGACCACCCAGATCCCCAAGATCTGCATGGAGCTGGGCCGTGGCGTCCGCGGCATGATCGGGCACACCCAGCCGCGCAGGATCGCCGCGCGCACGGTGGCCGAGCGGATCGCCGACGAGCTGGACACGCCGCTGGGCGAGACGGTCGGCTGGAAGGTCCGCTTCACCGACCAGGTGAACCAGGACTCGACCTTCGTCAAGCTGATGACGGACGGCATCCTGCTCGCGGAGATCCAGACGGACCGCGAGCTGCTGGCGTACGACACGATCATCATCGACGAGGCCCACGAGCGGTCGCTGAACATCGACTTCCTGCTCGGCTATCTGGCCCGGCTGCTGCCCAAGCGCCCCGATCTGAAGGTCGTCGTCACCTCCGCGACCATCGACCCGGAGCGCTTCTCGCGCCACTTCGGCGACGCGCCGATCGTCGAGGTCAGCGGGCGTACGTATCCGGTGGAGGTCCGCTACCGGCCGCTGCTGGAGGGGGACGCCGAAGACACGGACGACGCCGACCGGGACCAGATCACCGCGATCTGCGACGCCGTGGACGAGCTCCAGTCCGAGGGGCCCGGCGACGTCCTGGTCTTCCTCTCCGGCGAGCGCGAGATCCGCGACACGGCGGACGCGCTCGGCAAACGCAACCTCAGACATACCGAGGTACTCCCCCTCTACGCGCGCCTGTCGCACGCCGAGCAGCACCGGGTGTTCCAGCGCCACACGGGACGCAGGATCGTTCTGGCGACCAACGTCGCCGAGACCTCGCTGACCGTCCCCGGCATCAAGTACGTGATCGACCCGGGCACCGCCCGTATCTCCCGCTACAGCCACCGCACCAAGGTCCAGCGGCTGCCGATCGAACGGATCTCGCAGGCCAGCGCCAACCAGCGCAAGGGCCGCTGCGGCCGTACGTCGGACGGCATCTGCGTCCGGCTGTACTCCGAGGACGACTTCCTGACCCGCCCGGAGTTCACGGACGCGGAGATCCTGCGGACGAACCTGGCCTCCGTCATCCTCCAGATGACCGCGGCCGGCCTCGGCGACATCGAGAAGTTCCCCTTCATCGACCCGCCGGACCACCGCAACATCCGCGACGGCGTGCAGCTGCTCCAGGAGCTGGGCGCGCTGGAGCAGGAGGAGAAGTCCCCCCGGGAGGGGAAGAAGGGGCAGCGGCTCACCCCGCTGGGGCGCAAGCTCTCGCAGCTTCCGGTGGACCCGCGTCTGGCCCGCATGGTCATCGAGGCGGACCGCAACGGCTGTGTCCGCGAGGTCATGGTCATCGCCGCCGCGCTCTCCATCCAGGACCCGCGCGAGCGGCCCTCCGAGAAGCAGACGCAGGCCGATCAGCAGCACGCCCGGTTCAAGGACGAGACGTCCGACTTCCTGGCGTTCCTGAATCTGTGGCGCTACATCCGTGAGCAGCAGAAGGAGCGCGGCTCCTCCAGCTTCCGCCGGATGTGCAAACAGGAGTACCTGAACTTCCTGCGCATCCGCGAATGGCAGGACATCTACGCGCAGCTGCGCACGGTCGCCAAGCAGATGGGGATCGAGATCAATGAGGACGATGCTCCCGAGCAGTCGGTGCACACCTCGCTGCTCGCCGGTCTGCTGTCGCACATCGGGCTGAAGGACACCGAGAAGAACGAGTACCTGGGCGCGCGCAGCGCCAAGTTCGCGATCTTCCCCGGTTCGGCGCTGTTCAAGAAGCAGCCGCGGTTCGTGATGTCGGCCGAGCTGGTCGAGACGTCCCGGCTGTGGGCGCGGGTCAACGCCCGGGTCGAGCCGGAGTGGATCGAGCCGCTGGCCCAGCACCTGCTGAAGCGCACCTACAGCGAGCCGCACTGGGAGAAGGACCAGGCGGCGGTGATGGCGTACGAGCGGGTCACGCTGTACGGCGTACCGATCGTCGCCCAGCGCAAGATCAATTTCGGCCGTATCGACCAGGAGACCTCGCGGGACCTCTTCATCCGCAACGCCCTGGTCGAGGGCGACTGGCGCACGCACCACCAGTTCTTCCACGACAACCGCAAGCTGCTCGGCGAGGTCGAGGAGCTGGAGCACCGGGCCCGGCGCCGCGACATCCTCGTGGACGACGAAACGCTGTTCGACTTCTACGACCAGCGCGTCCCGGAGCACGTCGTCTCCGGTGCGCACTTCGACTCGTGGTGGAAGCACAAGCGCCGGGACGAGCCGGACGCGCTCGACTTCGAGCGCTCGATGCTCATCAACGAGAAGGCCGGGGCCGTCACCAAGGACGACTACCCGGACTCCTGGCGGCAGGGGAAGCTCAAGTTCCGGGTGACCTACCAGTTCGAGCCGGGCGCGGACGCCGACGGGGTGACCGTCCACATTCCGCTCCAGGTGCTCAACCAGGTCACGTCCGAGGGCTTCGACTGGCAGATCCCGGGCCTGCGCGAGGAGGTCGTCACCGAGCTGATCCGCTCGCTGCCGAAGCCGATCCGCCGGCACTACGTGCCCGCGCCGAACTACGCGGACAAGTTCCTCGACCGGGCCGTACCGCTCCAGGAACCGCTGCCGGTGACGCTCGCCCGTGAGCTCCAGCGGATGGTCGGGGTCCCGGTCACGGCGGACGACTTCGACCTGGGCCGGGTCCCGGACCACCTCAAGATCACCTTCCGGATCGTCGACGAGCGGCGCCGCAAGGTCGCCGAGGACAAGGACCTGGAGGCGCTGCGCGTACAGCTGCGTCCGAAGGCCCGCCAGGCGCTGTCCAAGGCCGCCGCGGCGACGGCCGGGCCGACCGGTGAGTCCATCGAGCGCTCCGGCCTCACGGACTGGACGATCGGCACGCTGGACAAGGTCTTCGAAACGCGGAGGGCCGGCCAGCCGGTCAAGGCGTACCCGGCCCTGGTCGACCAGGGCGCGACCGTCGCCGTACGCCTCTTCGACACCGAGGCCGAGCAGCAGCAGGCGATGTGGCGCGGTACCCGGAAGCTGATCCTGCTGAACATCCCGGTCAATCCGGCCAAGTTCGCGTCGGACAAGCTGACGAACCAGCAGAAGCTGGCCCTGTCCCGCAACCCGCACGGCTCCATCCAGGCGCTCTTCGACGACTGCGCGACGGCGGCCGCCGACCGGCTGATCGCGGCGTACGGCGGCCCCGCCTGGGACCAGGCGTCGTTCCGGAAGCTGTACGACAAGGTGCGCGCGGACCTGGTGGACCTGACCGTCCGCACGATCGGCCAGGTGCAGCAGATCCTGGCGGCCTGGCAGGCGTGCGAGCGCCGGCTGAAGACCACCAACAGCCTGGTGCTGATCAACAACGTCACGGACGTACGCGATCACCTGGCGCGCCTGATGCCGCCCGGCTTCGTCACCGCGACCGGGCTGCGCAGGCTGCCCGACCTGATGCGCTACCTGGTCGCCGAGGACCGCAGGCTCCAGCAGATGCCGGCCAACGCCCAGCGCGACACCACGCGCATGGAGAAGGTCCACGAGATGCAGGACGAGTACGCCTGGCTGCTGGAGCAGCTGCCGAAGGGCAGGCCCGTCCCGCAGGAGGTGCTGGACATCCGCTGGATGATCGAGGAGCTGCGGGTGAGCTACTTCGCGCACGCCCTGGGCACCGCGTTCCCCGTCTCGGACAAGCGGATCGTCAAGGCGATCGACGCGGCGGCGCCGTAG
- a CDS encoding DsbA family protein → MPTPTSKPSPKSREKSREKAREQTPGKARGKARATSRKPLLYGAGVIAVAALLGYVSYRATAPEPRSAGSSVAADVTADPQDGVYPELAKLARRDSGDKLALGRADAPVVLIEYADFKCGYCAKFARDTEPALVKKYVDEGVLRIEWRNFPIFGAESEAVARASWAAGQQGRFWEFHRAAYAEGVKEKGFGKDRLKALARQAGVTDLDRFARDTDGPAAAAAVGEDQEQGYSIGATSTPSFLINGRPIAGAQPIETFTEAIERAAAAAGSSGTKGSAK, encoded by the coding sequence ATGCCCACGCCCACGTCCAAGCCGTCCCCGAAGTCCCGCGAGAAGTCCCGCGAGAAGGCCCGGGAGCAGACCCCGGGGAAGGCGCGGGGCAAGGCCCGCGCCACGTCCCGCAAGCCGCTCCTCTACGGCGCCGGAGTCATCGCCGTGGCCGCCCTGCTCGGATACGTCTCCTACCGCGCCACCGCCCCCGAGCCCCGGAGCGCCGGCTCCTCCGTGGCCGCCGACGTCACGGCGGACCCGCAGGACGGCGTCTACCCCGAACTGGCGAAGCTCGCCCGCCGCGACTCCGGCGACAAGCTGGCCCTGGGCCGGGCCGACGCGCCCGTCGTCCTCATCGAGTACGCCGACTTCAAGTGCGGCTACTGCGCGAAGTTCGCCCGCGACACCGAACCGGCCCTCGTGAAGAAGTACGTCGACGAGGGCGTCCTGCGCATCGAGTGGCGCAACTTCCCGATCTTCGGCGCCGAGTCCGAGGCCGTCGCGCGGGCCTCCTGGGCGGCCGGGCAGCAGGGCCGCTTCTGGGAGTTCCACCGCGCCGCCTACGCGGAGGGCGTCAAGGAGAAGGGGTTCGGCAAGGACCGCCTGAAGGCGCTCGCACGCCAGGCGGGAGTGACCGACCTCGACCGCTTCGCCCGCGACACCGACGGCCCGGCGGCGGCCGCCGCGGTCGGCGAGGACCAGGAGCAGGGGTACTCGATCGGCGCGACCTCCACCCCGTCCTTCCTGATCAACGGCCGTCCGATCGCCGGTGCCCAGCCCATCGAGACCTTCACCGAGGCCATCGAGCGCGCGGCGGCCGCGGCCGGGTCTTCCGGAACGAAGGGCTCCGCCAAGTGA
- a CDS encoding cytochrome c biogenesis CcdA family protein, whose amino-acid sequence MTADVGYFAAFLGGLLALLSPCSALLLPAFFAYSIDSASRLLARTAIFYAGLATTLVPLGAAGSYAGRLFYRHRDALVLGAGWLIIALGVAQIIGLGFASRRIAALSGRIRPTTALSVYALGAVYGLAGFCAGPILGSVLTVAAVSGSPAYGGLLLAVYALGMAVPLFVLALLWERFELGRRAWLRGRVLRLGRFELHTTTLLSGLFFIALGALFLAYDGTTALPGLLDVDQSFAVEQWAQGVGRHVPDAVLLVAVAAVVLLVLAVRAVRRRRSADQDDPRSGRDFPDRA is encoded by the coding sequence GTGACGGCCGATGTCGGCTACTTCGCCGCGTTCCTCGGCGGGCTGCTCGCCCTGCTCAGCCCGTGCAGCGCCCTGCTGCTCCCCGCGTTCTTCGCGTACTCCATCGACTCCGCGTCCCGGCTCCTCGCCCGCACCGCCATCTTCTACGCGGGCCTGGCCACCACCCTGGTCCCGCTGGGGGCCGCGGGTTCGTACGCCGGGCGGCTGTTCTACCGGCACCGCGACGCCCTCGTCCTCGGCGCGGGCTGGCTGATCATCGCGCTCGGCGTGGCCCAGATCATCGGCCTGGGCTTCGCCTCGCGCCGGATCGCCGCCCTCAGCGGCCGCATCCGCCCCACGACCGCCCTGTCGGTCTACGCGCTCGGCGCGGTGTACGGCCTCGCCGGGTTCTGCGCGGGCCCGATCCTGGGCAGCGTGCTGACGGTGGCGGCGGTCAGCGGCAGCCCGGCGTACGGGGGACTGCTGCTCGCCGTCTACGCCCTGGGCATGGCGGTGCCCCTCTTCGTGCTCGCCCTGCTCTGGGAGCGGTTCGAGCTGGGCCGGCGCGCCTGGCTGCGGGGCCGGGTCCTGCGGCTCGGGCGCTTCGAGCTGCACACCACGACCCTGCTCTCCGGCCTCTTCTTCATCGCGCTCGGCGCGCTGTTCCTGGCGTACGACGGGACGACCGCGCTCCCGGGACTGCTGGACGTGGACCAGTCGTTCGCCGTCGAGCAGTGGGCCCAGGGCGTCGGCCGGCATGTGCCGGACGCGGTGCTGCTCGTCGCGGTGGCGGCGGTGGTGCTGCTGGTGCTCGCGGTACGGGCCGTGCGCCGGCGCCGCTCGGCGGACCAGGACGATCCGCGGTCCGGCCGGGACTTCCCCGACAGGGCCTAG
- a CDS encoding ArsR/SmtB family transcription factor produces the protein MTARTDGFDQLREPSQEVLERAAEAFGLLAAPARLHIMWVLAQGESDVTHLAEIVGGSLPAVSQHLSKLKLAGLVRARREGRRQVYFVDAAEHAYVMTVVQVMVGQLSEHAAQATGPVRLGRGLRRAGA, from the coding sequence GTGACGGCACGCACCGACGGGTTCGACCAGCTGCGGGAACCTTCGCAGGAGGTGCTGGAGCGGGCGGCCGAGGCGTTCGGACTGCTCGCGGCGCCTGCCCGGCTGCACATCATGTGGGTCCTGGCACAGGGCGAGAGCGATGTGACCCACCTTGCCGAGATCGTGGGCGGCAGCCTGCCCGCGGTGAGCCAGCACCTGTCGAAGCTGAAGCTCGCCGGTCTCGTCCGGGCCCGTCGGGAGGGCCGCCGCCAGGTGTACTTCGTCGACGCCGCCGAGCACGCGTACGTGATGACCGTGGTCCAGGTGATGGTCGGACAGCTCTCCGAGCACGCCGCGCAGGCGACAGGGCCGGTCCGACTCGGGCGCGGTCTGCGCCGGGCCGGTGCCTGA
- the mgtA gene encoding magnesium-translocating P-type ATPase, protein MPEHVAPRAAGATKAPLGLLGGDLTPLQVMRALDATPRGLTDEEAALRLTAHGPNTLPAHRAASWAFRLGHSLRDPFTVVLLVLGLVSAAVASWATAAVILVLVVVSCVLRALGEDRADRSMARLRRLVTSTASVQRRPADGGAPRVREVPVDDLVPGDVVRLGPGDLVPADVRLLRSYGLTLDQSAMTGESAPVVKEAAEIPEPVGEGDFSERHLCFHGSSVASGSGTAVVIATGPHTRFAAAHAWSGPRPSTAFDRSVKGVSWALIRFMLITPPLVLMANAALRGRGLETLPFAVAVAVGLTPEMLPVIVTTCLARGAALLARAHDVIVRRLPALHDLGAVDVLCLDKTGTLTEDRPRVADAVDATGRPTPDVLRWAALNAWWTLQLAELPTPDALDEALLAAADLDEAMAHDPVAALSFDAGRRLSTAVVRTPGALGSHTLVVKGEAQTVLERCVLADDERAALLTEADRRARAGVRLLAVATGERPARTRDYTPADERGLDFRGFVTFTDTLVPSAGPALARLVEHGVAVKVLTGDHPATVARVCQDLGLPPGDVVGAERTDSLTDAQLAALAESTTVFARCTPEHKARIALALRSGGHTTGYLGDGVNDLPALRAADVGICPAGGVDVAREAADVVLADKDLTAIGHAVTAGRHSSGNISTYLRITLSSNLGNVIAMLVAGLLLPFLPMLPAQVLLQNLCFDTAQLAFAHDRPSPDVLGRPAALDPRALLRFVTGFGVLGALADLATFGALALTAGAASDQGAFHSGWFTENLLTQALVMLLLRTGLSPAPRPLRAAAALLALIGVLAPLTPVGDPFGLTALPLPYYGALAAILALYAGALKVLTRHTRR, encoded by the coding sequence GTGCCTGAGCACGTCGCTCCGCGCGCGGCCGGAGCCACGAAGGCTCCGCTCGGGCTGCTCGGCGGCGACCTCACCCCGCTGCAAGTGATGCGGGCCCTGGACGCCACACCCCGTGGTCTGACCGACGAGGAGGCGGCGCTCCGGCTCACGGCACACGGGCCGAACACACTGCCCGCCCACCGTGCCGCTTCCTGGGCGTTCCGGCTGGGGCACAGCCTGCGCGATCCGTTCACCGTGGTGCTGCTGGTGCTCGGCCTGGTCTCGGCGGCCGTCGCCTCCTGGGCCACGGCCGCGGTGATCCTCGTCCTGGTCGTGGTCAGCTGCGTCCTGCGCGCGCTCGGCGAGGACCGGGCCGACCGGAGCATGGCGCGGCTTCGCCGCCTGGTCACGTCGACCGCGAGTGTGCAGCGGCGCCCCGCCGACGGCGGCGCGCCCCGGGTGCGCGAGGTTCCGGTGGACGATCTCGTGCCGGGCGACGTCGTCCGCCTCGGCCCCGGGGACCTGGTGCCCGCAGACGTCCGGCTACTGCGCTCGTACGGGCTGACCCTGGACCAGTCGGCCATGACCGGTGAGTCGGCGCCGGTGGTCAAAGAGGCCGCCGAAATACCCGAGCCCGTCGGTGAGGGGGACTTCTCGGAGCGGCACTTGTGCTTCCACGGCAGCAGCGTCGCCTCCGGCAGCGGCACCGCGGTGGTGATCGCCACCGGCCCGCACACCCGGTTCGCCGCCGCGCACGCCTGGAGCGGCCCGCGCCCGTCCACGGCGTTCGACCGCTCGGTCAAGGGAGTGTCCTGGGCGCTGATCCGCTTCATGCTGATCACCCCGCCGCTGGTACTGATGGCGAACGCGGCCCTGCGCGGCCGGGGGCTGGAAACGCTGCCGTTCGCTGTGGCGGTCGCGGTCGGGCTGACCCCGGAGATGCTCCCGGTCATCGTCACCACCTGCCTCGCCCGCGGAGCGGCGCTGCTCGCCCGCGCCCACGACGTGATCGTGCGACGGCTGCCCGCCCTGCACGACCTCGGTGCCGTCGACGTTCTGTGCCTGGACAAGACGGGCACGCTGACCGAGGACCGGCCCCGGGTGGCCGACGCGGTGGACGCCACCGGCCGGCCGACGCCCGACGTGCTCCGCTGGGCGGCGCTCAATGCCTGGTGGACGCTCCAGCTCGCCGAACTCCCCACCCCCGACGCGCTCGACGAGGCCCTTCTCGCCGCGGCCGACCTCGATGAGGCGATGGCGCACGACCCGGTGGCGGCCCTGTCCTTCGACGCCGGCCGGCGCCTGTCGACCGCGGTCGTCCGCACCCCCGGCGCACTCGGCAGCCACACCCTCGTGGTCAAGGGCGAGGCCCAGACCGTCCTGGAACGCTGTGTGCTGGCGGACGACGAGCGCGCCGCCCTGCTCACCGAGGCCGACCGGCGGGCCCGCGCGGGGGTGCGGCTGCTGGCGGTCGCGACCGGCGAGCGGCCCGCCCGTACGCGCGACTACACCCCGGCCGACGAACGCGGCCTGGACTTTCGAGGGTTCGTGACGTTCACCGACACCCTCGTGCCCAGCGCGGGGCCGGCGCTCGCCCGCCTCGTGGAGCACGGAGTCGCCGTCAAGGTCCTCACCGGCGACCACCCGGCCACGGTCGCCCGGGTCTGCCAGGACCTCGGGCTGCCCCCGGGCGACGTGGTCGGCGCAGAGCGCACGGACTCGCTCACCGACGCCCAGCTGGCCGCACTCGCCGAGTCCACCACCGTCTTCGCCCGCTGCACCCCCGAGCACAAGGCCAGGATCGCGCTCGCACTGCGCTCGGGCGGACACACCACCGGGTATCTCGGCGACGGCGTGAACGACCTGCCCGCCCTGCGCGCCGCCGACGTCGGCATCTGCCCGGCGGGCGGCGTCGACGTGGCCCGCGAGGCAGCCGACGTGGTCCTCGCCGACAAGGACCTCACCGCGATCGGCCACGCGGTCACCGCCGGGCGCCACAGCAGCGGCAACATCTCCACGTACCTGCGCATCACGCTCTCCTCCAACCTCGGCAACGTGATCGCGATGCTCGTGGCGGGCCTCCTGCTGCCGTTCCTGCCGATGCTGCCCGCACAGGTCCTTCTCCAGAACCTGTGCTTCGACACCGCCCAGCTGGCCTTCGCCCACGACCGCCCGTCCCCCGACGTGCTGGGCCGCCCCGCCGCCCTCGACCCGCGGGCCCTGCTGCGCTTCGTCACCGGATTCGGGGTGCTCGGCGCCCTCGCGGACCTCGCCACGTTCGGGGCGCTCGCCCTCACCGCGGGAGCGGCGAGCGACCAGGGCGCCTTCCACTCCGGCTGGTTCACGGAGAACCTGCTCACCCAGGCCCTTGTCATGCTGCTGCTGCGTACCGGTCTCAGCCCGGCGCCCCGTCCGCTGCGCGCGGCCGCGGCGCTCCTCGCGCTGATCGGCGTCCTGGCGCCGCTCACGCCGGTGGGGGACCCGTTCGGCCTGACGGCTCTTCCGCTTCCGTACTACGGCGCCCTCGCGGCGATCCTCGCGCTGTACGCGGGTGCGCTCAAGGTCCTCACCCGGCACACCCGCCGCTGA
- the tatA gene encoding Sec-independent protein translocase subunit TatA, translating into MLRNGLEPWHLLVVAIVIIMLFGSKKLPDMARSLGKSARILKSEAKAMKGDEGAPSAAPAPDDAPAEARPVIRTSPGDSATARPASEQKAAG; encoded by the coding sequence ATGCTCCGCAACGGACTGGAACCCTGGCATCTGCTGGTCGTCGCCATCGTGATCATCATGCTGTTCGGGTCGAAGAAGCTCCCGGACATGGCGCGTTCGCTCGGCAAGTCCGCCCGCATCCTCAAGAGCGAGGCCAAGGCCATGAAGGGCGACGAAGGCGCCCCTTCGGCCGCACCCGCTCCCGATGACGCGCCGGCCGAGGCCCGGCCCGTCATCCGGACCTCTCCCGGCGACAGCGCCACCGCCCGCCCGGCCTCGGAGCAGAAGGCAGCGGGCTGA